From Mauremys mutica isolate MM-2020 ecotype Southern chromosome 17, ASM2049712v1, whole genome shotgun sequence, one genomic window encodes:
- the LOC123351935 gene encoding chemokine-like receptor 1, whose product MMFLIISLVLGAMVFLAGVSLNSYIFFVAGCHVERTTSTLWFLNQAVANLIFIIFLPFKFISIVIPDLEWAKRLSSTITSLHMFSSAFFLTALSVDRCILVARPEWAWNHRTHTLAFGVVLGTWALSLGFSLRYGDLWESLHSPASTSMNFQLDEGWVKAAVAIQFLVGFLIPLVLILIPTIYIVLAAKLRRNRLIQSTKPLKILLGLIPTFFLSWLPYHIFSFLLISAKFPLPLLDMGRAFACVLTYFSSCLNPIFYLTKEEEFLSYRQRARNTQTTNNSGPEPAE is encoded by the coding sequence ATGATGTTCCTAATCATCTCTCTGGTACTTGGTGCCATGGTCTTCCTGGCCGGAGTGTCGTTGAACAGCTACATCTTCTTTGTTGCTGGATGCCATGTGGAAAGGACGACCAGCACCCTGTGGTTCCTGAACCAGGCCGTGGCCAATTTAATCTTCATCATCTTCCTGCCCTTCAAATTCATCTCCATTGTCATCCCGGACTTAGAGTGGGCCAAGAGGCTGAGCAGCACCATCACCTCCCTACACATGTTCTCAAGTGCCTTCTTCCTCACCGCCCTCAGTGTCGATCGCTGCATCCTCGTGGCGCGCCCTGAGTGGGCCTGGAACCACCGCACACACACCCTGGCTTTCGGGGTGGTTCTGGGCACATGGGCCCTGTCACTTGGATTCAGTTTGCGGTATGGTGATCTCTGGGaatccctgcactcacctgccagCACCAGCATGAATTTCCAACTGGACGAAGGGTGGGTGAAGGCTGCAGTTGCGATCCAGTTCCTGGTCGGGTTTCTGATCCCACTAGTCTTGATCTTGATCCCAACCATCTACATCGTTCTAGCTGCCAAGCTGAGAAGGAACAGGCTGATCCAGTCCACCAAGCCACTCAAGATCCTTCTTGGCTTGATCCCGACCTTTTTCCTCTCCTGGCTGCCGTATCACATCTTCTCCTTCCTGCTGATCTCAGCTAAATTCCCTCTGCCTCTTCTGGACATGGGAAGGGCTTTTGCTTGTGTCCTGACATATTTCAGCAGCTGCCTCAACCCCATCTTCTACCTTACCAAGGAGGAAGAGTTTCTGAGTTACCGGCAACGTGCACGAAACACCCAAACCACCAACAACTCAGGGCCAGAACCAGCTGAATAA